The genomic stretch TCCACCCACACCGGCTCGGTGCCGGGCACCTCCACGCGCAGCGCCGCGTACGGCAGCAGCGCGTCCTGGGGGAAGGTGTAGGCCGACGGGTCGGTGTTGAAGGTCCGCACCGCCACCACCCGCGAGGGGATGCCCAGCGCGTCCAGGCCGGCCTTCATCACCGTCAGCCGGCTGCCCCGGTCCTGGGCCACCGTGGACGCCGCCGTCTGGCTCAGGCTCGCGTCCCGGCCGGAGAAGCGCTGCATCACCGCCGCGTGCAACGCCTTCACCGCGTCCAGGCCGGACTTGCCCTCCGCCGCCTTGCGCGCGAAGGCGTCCACTTCCGCCGTGCGCAGCCAGCGCTCCAGGAAGGCATCGCCGTAGAGCTTCACCAGGCTCTCGTTGCCCGTGTCGCCCGCGCCCACGATGACGAAGGGCAGGTACTCGTTGGCGGAGGGGGGCGCGTCCGGCTCCGGGATGAACGGCGGCACGCGGCGCGTCTCGAAGTGGAACACCTCCAGGTCGCCGTCCACCTTGGGCTCCGGCACCTTCATCCCGTGGGCGTCCACCTTCATTCCCACGCCCTTGGGCGCCACCACCGTGTACGTCACCCAGGCGTTGGGCTGGTTCGCAATCTGGAAGTAGAAGGCGGACGCCGTGAAGCCCGGCTGCGCGGGGCCGCGCGGAGGCTCCGCGAGCAGGTACTCCACCTCCACGTAGTCACCCACGGCCACGCCGGGCAGGCTCACCGTGTCCTTGCCTTCGATGTTCTCCGGCTCCAGCACCCGGCCGTCCGCCTTCAACGTGCGCAGCGCCAGCACCTGCGCGCCGCGCGGCACATTCACCTCGGCGATCTCCTGCACGCCCGACTGCTCCAGCGCCTTCTGCACGGTGTGGATGCGGTTGACGATGCTGCCGTCGGGGTACACGCGCACCGCCGCCGCATCCAGCACGAAGGCCGCCGCGCTGCCGCCGCTGACGGGCTCCGCCTCGTAGGCGCGGATGGCCTCACGTCCGTCCACGGCGTACGCCTGCAGCAGCTCGCGGCCCGTCCTCGCGCGCTCCTCCGTGCGGCGCAGCGTCAGGTCGTCGCCCGCCATCGCCAGCGCCTTCTCGCGCAGCTTGAGCGCCTCGGCCGGCTGGCCCGCGTATTCGCGCACGTCCGCCATGCGCTTCACCAGCTCCGCGTTGCGAGGCCACACGGTCGCCAGCTTCTGGAGCACCGCGGTGGCGTCGTCGAAGCGGCGCTTGGACACGTAGAGGTTGGCCAGCGTGTTGGCCAGGCTGATGCTGCTGGGGTCGCGGGCCTGGAGCTCGCTGTACAGCTTCGTCGCCGTCTCCATGTCGCCGCGCGTGCGCGCGTGCTCGGCCTGGCGCACCACCGTCCCGGGGCAGCCATTCAGGGACGCCGCCAGCGTGTCGCTCCGCTCCGCCGCGTCACGGCGGCGGGCCAGGCTGTACTGGAGCGTCAGCGCCTCGCACAGGCCGGGCTGGGCCTCCAGCGCCGCGGCGAGTGACTCCTCCGCCAGGGCTTCCACTTCCAGCGCCAGCGCGGCGCGGGCGCGCAGCATGAACACCGGGTGGCCGGCGGGCTGGGCCACCTCGGACGCCGTCTTCAGCATGTCCATGGCGGAGGTGGGCTGGCCCTCGTCGAGGAAGAGCTCCGCGCGCAGCAGCAGCGCCGCCACGTTGCCCGGGTCCTTGGCCAGCACGGACTCCAGGTCACGCGTGGCCCGGCCGCGCGCCACCTTGGACGGCACGGTGCGGTCCGCGGACGCTACCTCCGCGCGCAGCCACAGCAGGGCCGGGGTGTTGGCGTCCACCGAGGCCATCAGCCGCCGCGCGCCGTCCGCGTCCCGCTGCAGGCCGTCCCGCACCGCCAGCACGACGGCCAGCAGCTCACCGGCCTCCTCGTGCAGGGCCGTCTTCAATCCCTCCGTGGTGGGGAACACGCCGGGCGTCTCGTCGGAGAACTCGGCCTTGCTGCCCCAGGCCTGCGGCGCCGCGCCGGTGGCCGTGCTGAAGCGCACGCCGGACGGACGCCCGTCCACGCGCAGCAGGGCGAAGGTGAGCAGGCCGGAGGTGCCGCCCTTGAGCTGACGCACGACGAAGCGGTGCTTGCCCGCGGGCAGCTGCACGGCGCGCGCGGTGACGGTGGAGGTGGCGCGCT from Myxococcus xanthus encodes the following:
- a CDS encoding tetratricopeptide repeat protein, which codes for MRTIRLGFAALALVTALTGCHRSTSTATPRVLESAAEQAQKGTQQARTLAFAGFHALLVAGDATLAQQRFDDAIARDAGDVYALAGQSLMARRAGRPDRALSASLEMVARAPTHPLAAVAARHVLDSVGTSRSLDDDILRGVERALAAGATGEAAYLMRGARMSVAVVRGDAEARDAAMRQLGGVSEVSLVGPFSPFHVLAWDESTPVSQSGSLAGPFTGAFGPLPVRTVRAPDGRMDLTGEPGQGDLYVQAFDADVTEPGLYVARTVSGTSHQVLMDGAPLMERRAWERATSTVTARAVQLPAGKHRFVVRQLKGGTSGLLTFALLRVDGRPSGVRFSTATGAAPQAWGSKAEFSDETPGVFPTTEGLKTALHEEAGELLAVVLAVRDGLQRDADGARRLMASVDANTPALLWLRAEVASADRTVPSKVARGRATRDLESVLAKDPGNVAALLLRAELFLDEGQPTSAMDMLKTASEVAQPAGHPVFMLRARAALALEVEALAEESLAAALEAQPGLCEALTLQYSLARRRDAAERSDTLAASLNGCPGTVVRQAEHARTRGDMETATKLYSELQARDPSSISLANTLANLYVSKRRFDDATAVLQKLATVWPRNAELVKRMADVREYAGQPAEALKLREKALAMAGDDLTLRRTEERARTGRELLQAYAVDGREAIRAYEAEPVSGGSAAAFVLDAAAVRVYPDGSIVNRIHTVQKALEQSGVQEIAEVNVPRGAQVLALRTLKADGRVLEPENIEGKDTVSLPGVAVGDYVEVEYLLAEPPRGPAQPGFTASAFYFQIANQPNAWVTYTVVAPKGVGMKVDAHGMKVPEPKVDGDLEVFHFETRRVPPFIPEPDAPPSANEYLPFVIVGAGDTGNESLVKLYGDAFLERWLRTAEVDAFARKAAEGKSGLDAVKALHAAVMQRFSGRDASLSQTAASTVAQDRGSRLTVMKAGLDALGIPSRVVAVRTFNTDPSAYTFPQDALLPYAALRVEVPGTEPVWVDTSVRYGPFGELPELAMGEREAWLLPEPGRPLQKVQTPPLKETPGKEVKLALKLAEDGTLSGQGEETYSGFEAAQIAEAFNQLSAESRNQALQGAVARYFGGASLSSVKLENQEQVGAPFVLRYEFTVPRFGRMEGGQRMALGPLTFPAQLGRRFVQLSTRRTPLYIDTTEASRTQVTLSMPKGWKLADPQASLEANNAFGRFTRSEKQDGSTLSVTESLRVPRNRVMPGQYELFSGFTGDVDLIQTRELVLVKP